The region AACTCCAGTTCGAGCTTGCCGAGCGCACGATGTATCCCGCGCAGCGTGCCGGGTCGAACCTGCTCGACCAGGTGCTCAGCACGCTGCGCGCGAAGGTGAGCGGCCCGAAGTTCAGTCAAACGACCGCACCGCGCGCCCAGGCTCCGGCAGCGTCAAAGACCGTGCTTTACGTCGGGCACGACACCAACATCGCCAACCTCGGCGGCATGCTCAACGTGGACTGGTTGCTCGAGGGCTACCAGGCGAATGAGACGCCTCCGGACGGCGCCATCGCCTTCGAGCTTTTCCGCGGAAAGCCGGCACCACAAATGAAGACGCCGCAGTACTTCGTCCGCCTCTTCTACTACGCGCAATCACCCGCACAACTGCGCGAGGCGACGAAGCTCGATGCCACGCATCCGCCCTCGCGCGCCGAGATCACCATCCCCGGCTGCGCCGCCGCGGCCGCGAAGGCCGGTGCCGGCATGGCTTGCCCATGGCCCGTCTTCGAGCGCATCGCCGCCGCTGCCATTGACCGCGAGTGTGTCGGTGGTGGTTCGGCTACGGCGCAGAAGCGGATAGTTCCAACAGGAGGCGCAAGTAAATGAAGATGGTGATGGGCCTACTGGGGCTGCTGTTTTTGGCTGGCTGCTCAAGAGCCAAGAAGGAACCACTGGTCGTGGTCGATGGGTGGTGGAAGGTTGGAGAATCCTATGCTTGATCACATTATTCTGACCGTGAGCGACGTGGAGCGCTCGCTTAAGTTCTATAGGGCAGCACTTAAGCCTTTGAAGGTAAAAATGTTCGTGCCCTACAAAGGCGCGGTCGGACATCCAGATCTCTGGGGCTTTGGTGATGGCCAAAAGGCATTTTTCTGGCTGAAACAGGGTAAGCCTGATCCAGACTCGATCCACTGGGGCTTCATCGCAGAAAACAATAAAACGGTAGACGCCTTCTACAAGGCTGCGATTGCTGCGGGCGCAAAGGACAATATCTCGCCTCGTGCCCGTCTGGAATATTATCCCGGCTATTACGCCGTGGACGTGTTTGATCCAGATGGCTACACGTTTGAAGTGGTTCACAAGAGCTAGTTTCGGTGAGTGCAGCTATTCTTAAGCGGTAAGTGCCTGGGTGGCGAAACTGGCAGACGCACGGGACTTAAAATCCCGAGTCCCGAAAGGGACGTGAGAGTTCGAGTCTCTCCCCGGGCACCAGTTCTGCGGTTCTGATTCTGAGGATTACTTCGGGTTCGCTGCGCCGGGGATCCCCATCTCGTCTCCCATGGCGCGCTGTTTGGCTTCAAGTTCGACGAGCGCCTTATCCAGCTCGTCCGCTACGCCAGCGATGTGCTTGGCGCCCGGTCGTCCCGCTTCCCGGGTGAGGGCCTTGTCTTTCTTCGTGACCTCGGAACCCGCCTTCTCCAGCTTTTTGCTGAAGTCTTTCAGCCCCGCCTTCTGCTCCGGTAAAAAGCTCTTCACGAATGTCTGGTTGTCATTCTGGGCTTCTTGCACGGCGCTGCTCAGCTGCTCAACGTGCTGGGATAATCCCGGGTTCGTCGCCTTCTCGCCCAGCAACAGAAGCTCGCGGGCTTGCTTCTGGGCAGCCTCGACGCTCTTCGTCATACGCTCGAACTGGTCCACCTGGTCAGGGGTGGCCTGGACAGCGAGCGCCCGCCGGAGGCCCTTCGTGTCGTCAGTGTTCGGCGCTCCCCCCGCCGAGCGTCCTCCACCGCCGCCGCCGCGCCCTCCCCGACGTTGCGCCAACGCGGAGTGCGGGCCAATCAGCAGCATGATCCCGCAGGCTAGCCATGCCAATCTTTTCACCGGAGCAAGAACCCGACTCCCCGCGAATAGTTCCGGTCTTCTGACGAGGGCCAGACCGCGAAACAGTTGACCCCCACCTCTAAGCGCAGTACCCTGCGCCTTCCTCATCCCATCCTGGAGGGTCGCCCGTGTATTGCAATACCTGCGGAGCCGCCAACGAAGACAAAGCCAACTTCTGCGTGAACTGCGGTTCGCGCCTGCTCGCGCAAACCGTGGTCGTGAATCCGGCGCAGGTGATGGCCGGTGCCGCAACGCCGCCCCCGTCGCCACAGATCCCGCCGGCGCAGATGCCGCCCGCGGTCCTAACACCCTCGCAGCCCGCGGCTGCGGCGTGGCAGCCGGGCGCTCCGCAAGCGCCGCAGACCAGCGGCAAGGCCGTGGCCAGCCTGATCCTCGGCATCGCCAACGGGCTCTTCTTGTTTTTCTTCTTCCCGCTCGCCATCCTGGCCATCGTCTTCGGGCACATCTCGCGCTCCGAGATCGCGAAGAGCGCAGGACGCCTCAAGGGCGCTGGCATGGCGCTCGCTGGACTCATCCTCGGCTACGCCAGCCTGACCATCTTCCCCCTGCTGATCATCGCCGCCATTGCTATTCCCAACCTGCTCAGCGCACGGCAATCGGCGAACGAGTCCTCGGCCGTGAGTTCGATGCGCACCATCAATACCGCCGCCGTCACCTATATGGCCAGCTACCCGGACAAGGGATATCCGCCATCCCTCGAAACCCTGGGGACCGCTCAGTTCATCGACTCTGAGCTCGCGACCGGCGAGAAGCGTGGCTACCGCTTCACCTACACCCCCATCGACGCCAATGGTGACGGAGTCAACGAAAGCTATGTCCTGAATGCCGACCCCGTCACCCCCGGAACCACCGGCCGCCGCCACTTCTTCAGCGACGACACGGGGATTATTCGGTACGACACCGCACAGATGGCCACCAAGGAAAGCCAGCCGCTTCAATGACTTACAGACCACATTGAGGTAAAATGGAGATTTCCCGTCTGAATGATGGTTCAGTTTTGGCATTGCTTTTTGGGCAAAATCTGCTAATCTGTGCCGTTTCACCGGGGTTCGTGGGTCTC is a window of Acidobacteriota bacterium DNA encoding:
- a CDS encoding VOC family protein — its product is MLDHIILTVSDVERSLKFYRAALKPLKVKMFVPYKGAVGHPDLWGFGDGQKAFFWLKQGKPDPDSIHWGFIAENNKTVDAFYKAAIAAGAKDNISPRARLEYYPGYYAVDVFDPDGYTFEVVHKS
- a CDS encoding DUF4190 domain-containing protein, which codes for MYCNTCGAANEDKANFCVNCGSRLLAQTVVVNPAQVMAGAATPPPSPQIPPAQMPPAVLTPSQPAAAAWQPGAPQAPQTSGKAVASLILGIANGLFLFFFFPLAILAIVFGHISRSEIAKSAGRLKGAGMALAGLILGYASLTIFPLLIIAAIAIPNLLSARQSANESSAVSSMRTINTAAVTYMASYPDKGYPPSLETLGTAQFIDSELATGEKRGYRFTYTPIDANGDGVNESYVLNADPVTPGTTGRRHFFSDDTGIIRYDTAQMATKESQPLQ